From Primulina tabacum isolate GXHZ01 chromosome 2, ASM2559414v2, whole genome shotgun sequence, one genomic window encodes:
- the LOC142537123 gene encoding uncharacterized protein LOC142537123: MLNGLKIPLKQLNHTKLSNISSRAKAAKQELETLQVLILNSGVMPVTYKEEKRKAELILEAERLFIAQKAKLRYMQQGDRCTKFFHDFIKRTNKRNSIVALQKPDGITTNVPNDIANCFVVFYKGLLGQKMDRYTVNRDVILSGPCVLTSDWNALTARVSIDEIRAALFDIDNDKALGSDGFGSFFFKHAWDLIKHEVIEAVNEFFVEG; encoded by the coding sequence ATGTTGAATGGGCTTAAAATACCACTGAAACAGCTCAACCATACCAAATTAAGTAATATTTCAAGTCGAGCGAAGGCTGCAAAACAAGAGCTAGAAACTTTGCAAGTGCTAATTCTCAATTCGGGGGTCATGCCAGTGACTTACAAGGAGGAAAAAAGGAAAGCTGAGTTAATACTAGAAGCAGAGAGATTATTTATTGCTCAAAAGGCAAAACTCAGATATATGCAACAAGGAGACAGATGCACTAAGTTCTTTCATGACTTCATCAAAAGAACTAATAAGAGAAATTCGATTGTTGCATTACAGAAGCCAGATGGTATAACTACAAATGTCCCAAATGATATTGCTAACTGTTTCGTGGTTTTTTACAAAGGGCTACTTGGTCAGAAAATGGACAGATATACTGTGAATAGAGATGTTATCTTGAGTGGCCCGTGTGTCTTGACTAGTGACTGGAATGCATTGACTGCTAGAGTATCTATTGATGAAATCAGAGCAGCTCTATTCGACATAGATAATGACAAAGCACTGGGCTCGGATGGTTTTGGCTCCTTCTTCTTCAAACACGCTTGGGATCTAATCAAACACGAGGTCATTGAGGCTGTGAATGAATTCTTTGTGGAGGGTTGA